One segment of Pseudomonas sp. FP2196 DNA contains the following:
- a CDS encoding LysR family transcriptional regulator codes for MYEALGDLSLDLLRAFEAAARHRSFTAAAVELGTTQPAISQQIKRLEDQLGTRLFDRIYRGIELTEVGTILFEQVQLGLQNIDAGLSAISAQQQHEVLQVATDFAFAAYWLMPRLHRFHEANPQVDVSLVTSERNHNMLRTDIDVAILFGDGRFKQGESHWLFSEEVFPVCSPQLLKERALPLPAQSLLEFPLLHLRGENSSNWFDWSGLFRELGISTPPAPGQLRFDNYTLLIQAAIGGQGVAIGWRHLVDNLLTQGLLCRPIAETTLSRLGYCVVLPQRKRRGALIQQFVDWLMAEQAGSAESLAGLTLPSIAV; via the coding sequence AGCTCTTGGTGATCTGTCGCTCGACCTGCTGCGCGCCTTTGAAGCGGCGGCTCGGCATCGCAGCTTCACTGCCGCAGCGGTAGAGCTGGGCACCACGCAACCGGCGATCAGCCAGCAGATCAAACGGCTGGAAGATCAGCTCGGCACGCGGCTGTTTGACCGTATCTATCGCGGTATCGAATTGACCGAGGTCGGCACGATCCTTTTCGAACAGGTTCAGCTCGGTTTGCAGAATATAGATGCCGGATTGAGCGCGATCAGCGCACAACAGCAACACGAAGTGCTGCAAGTCGCCACCGACTTCGCCTTTGCTGCCTACTGGCTGATGCCGCGTTTGCACCGCTTCCACGAAGCCAATCCCCAGGTTGATGTCAGCCTGGTGACCAGCGAACGCAACCACAACATGCTGCGTACGGATATCGATGTGGCGATCCTGTTTGGCGACGGGCGTTTCAAACAGGGTGAAAGCCATTGGTTGTTCAGCGAGGAAGTGTTTCCAGTTTGCAGCCCGCAGTTGCTCAAGGAGCGGGCCCTGCCCTTGCCGGCGCAATCGCTGCTGGAGTTTCCGTTACTGCACCTGCGCGGTGAAAACAGCAGCAACTGGTTCGACTGGAGCGGTCTGTTCCGCGAGCTGGGCATCAGCACTCCACCAGCGCCGGGGCAGTTGCGTTTCGACAATTACACGCTGTTGATTCAAGCGGCGATTGGCGGCCAAGGCGTGGCTATTGGCTGGCGCCACCTTGTGGATAACTTGCTGACTCAGGGGTTGCTGTGCCGGCCGATTGCCGAAACCACCCTGTCGCGGCTGGGTTACTGCGTGGTGCTGCCCCAGCGCAAACGTCGCGGCGCGTTGATTCAACAGTTCGTCGATTGGTTGATGGCAGAGCAGGCCGGCAGCGCTGAGTCGCTAGCCGGACTGACCCTCCCATCGATTGCCGTTTAA
- a CDS encoding NAD(P)-dependent oxidoreductase has protein sequence MKNAETPVVKVVLYGAMSSLGGALMAELLRRQHEVIAILDDLTALAPRPGLRTKSGDLFDIERVNQSVAGSSAVICLLDAPGLPFSSDHVEKSVVLGPVEQVLAVDALVDGLQLANVARLFLVGDFAVLDEPELEDRLQRHAAEEIREALQSSPLHWTLVNAPHGVAGLTIEHFSQVGGNLEPGLAEPLERLNRVAVGIADELRLNLHVGQHVNFVATTE, from the coding sequence ATGAAAAATGCCGAAACCCCGGTGGTAAAAGTGGTGCTCTATGGTGCCATGAGTAGCCTGGGCGGCGCGTTGATGGCTGAGTTGCTGCGCCGACAGCACGAAGTCATCGCCATTCTCGACGACCTCACGGCGCTCGCGCCACGTCCGGGTTTGCGCACCAAAAGCGGTGATCTGTTTGATATCGAACGGGTCAATCAAAGCGTAGCGGGGAGTTCGGCGGTGATCTGCCTGTTGGATGCGCCGGGTTTGCCGTTCAGCAGTGATCACGTGGAAAAGTCCGTTGTACTGGGGCCGGTCGAACAGGTACTGGCCGTGGACGCGCTGGTCGATGGCCTGCAATTGGCCAATGTCGCGCGGCTGTTTCTGGTGGGTGATTTTGCCGTGCTCGACGAGCCGGAGCTGGAGGATCGCCTGCAACGTCACGCCGCCGAAGAAATCCGCGAAGCCCTGCAAAGCAGCCCGCTGCACTGGACGCTGGTCAATGCGCCCCACGGCGTGGCTGGATTGACGATCGAGCATTTCAGCCAGGTCGGCGGCAATCTCGAGCCGGGTCTGGCCGAACCGCTGGAGCGCCTGAATCGTGTGGCGGTGGGGATTGCCGATGAGCTGCGGCTGAATCTGCATGTGGGCCAGCATGTGAATTTTGTCGCGACGACCGAATGA
- a CDS encoding DOPA 4,5-dioxygenase family protein has product MQAIKGYHAHVYFDADTIDQARALCEQAAQLFPVKMGRVHERPVGPHPDWSCQLAFGPELISDVLPWLALNRKGLVVFLHPDTGNDLLDHTEHAIWMGALRPLNLAVF; this is encoded by the coding sequence ATGCAAGCAATCAAGGGCTACCACGCCCATGTCTATTTCGATGCCGACACGATTGATCAGGCGCGAGCCTTGTGCGAGCAAGCTGCGCAGTTGTTCCCAGTGAAAATGGGCCGAGTCCACGAACGCCCGGTCGGCCCGCACCCGGACTGGAGTTGCCAGTTGGCCTTCGGTCCGGAGCTGATCAGCGACGTGCTGCCGTGGCTGGCACTCAATCGCAAGGGGTTGGTGGTGTTTCTGCATCCAGACACTGGCAATGACTTGCTCGACCACACCGAGCATGCGATCTGGATGGGCGCATTGCGACCGCTGAATCTGGCTGTTTTTTGA
- a CDS encoding CitMHS family transporter codes for MLTFLGFAMVITFMFLIMTKRLSALIALIIIPILFALFGGFAPKIGPMMLEGITKLAPTGVMLMFAILYFALMIDSGLFDPAVRKILKLVKGDPLKVSVGTAVLALVVSLDGDGATTYMICVAAMLPLYSRIGMSPRIMAGLIILAGGVMNMTPWGGPTARAASALHVDPSDIFVPMIPAMAAGVVAILIIAYFYGKRERARLGELHLVGDDIDHSEISVSQFPDARRPKLIWFNGALTFGLMCTLIAGLLPLPVLFMVAFSIAMIVNYPCLQMQKDRVAAHAGSVLAVVGLIFAAGIFTGILSGTGMVDAMSKSLLAVIPDFLGPYLAVITALVSMPFTFFMSNDAFYYGVLPVLAEAASHYGITAVEMARASIVGQPVHLLSPLVPSTYLLVALAGIDFGDHQRFTLKWAILVCICILIAALLLGTFPVFSTL; via the coding sequence ATGCTGACTTTCCTTGGCTTCGCCATGGTCATCACGTTCATGTTCCTGATCATGACCAAGCGCCTGTCCGCGCTGATCGCTTTGATCATCATCCCGATCCTGTTTGCCCTGTTCGGTGGTTTCGCGCCGAAGATCGGCCCGATGATGCTCGAAGGCATCACCAAGCTTGCGCCAACTGGCGTGATGCTGATGTTCGCCATTCTCTACTTCGCCCTGATGATCGACTCCGGCCTGTTCGACCCGGCCGTGCGCAAGATCCTCAAGCTGGTCAAAGGCGACCCGTTGAAAGTTTCGGTCGGTACCGCCGTACTGGCGCTCGTCGTTTCCCTCGATGGTGACGGCGCGACCACTTACATGATCTGCGTGGCCGCCATGCTGCCGCTGTACAGCCGTATCGGCATGAGCCCGCGAATCATGGCCGGTCTGATCATCCTCGCCGGTGGCGTGATGAACATGACGCCGTGGGGCGGCCCGACGGCCCGTGCCGCCAGTGCGCTGCACGTCGACCCTTCGGACATCTTCGTGCCGATGATCCCGGCCATGGCCGCCGGTGTGGTGGCGATCCTGATCATTGCTTACTTCTACGGCAAGCGTGAACGTGCACGTCTGGGTGAGTTGCACCTGGTGGGCGACGATATCGATCACAGCGAAATCAGCGTCTCGCAGTTCCCGGATGCCCGTCGTCCTAAATTGATCTGGTTCAACGGCGCGCTGACCTTCGGCCTCATGTGCACCTTGATCGCCGGCCTGTTGCCGCTGCCGGTGTTGTTCATGGTGGCGTTCAGTATTGCAATGATCGTCAACTATCCTTGCCTGCAAATGCAGAAGGATCGCGTCGCGGCTCACGCCGGTAGCGTGCTGGCGGTGGTCGGGCTGATCTTTGCGGCGGGTATCTTCACCGGTATCCTGTCGGGCACCGGCATGGTCGATGCGATGTCGAAGAGCCTGTTGGCGGTGATCCCTGATTTCCTTGGCCCGTACCTGGCCGTGATCACGGCGCTGGTGAGCATGCCGTTCACCTTCTTCATGTCCAACGATGCGTTCTACTATGGCGTGTTGCCGGTGTTGGCCGAGGCTGCCAGCCACTACGGGATCACCGCGGTGGAAATGGCTCGTGCCTCGATCGTCGGTCAACCCGTCCACTTGCTGAGCCCGTTGGTGCCATCGACCTATCTGTTGGTGGCTCTGGCCGGTATTGATTTTGGTGACCACCAGCGTTTCACCCTGAAATGGGCGATCCTGGTTTGTATCTGCATTCTGATTGCTGCGCTGCTGTTGGGGACTTTCCCGGTGTTCAGCACTCTATAA
- a CDS encoding TerC family protein, whose amino-acid sequence MEWLTNPEIWVAFFTLTALEIVLGIDNIIMISILVSRMPKHMQQRTRIFGLGLAMVTRILLLLSITWVMRLTADLFEVFGQGISGRDLILFFGGLFLLWKSSQEMYHALEGEDESDETPGGKGGNFLYTIIQIAIIDIVFSLDSVITAVGMVSHVPVMVAAIVVAVLVMMLASGKISEFIDKHPSLKMLALSFLLVVGTVLIAESFDVHVPKGYVYFAMAFSLAVEAINIKLRGAMAKKRQQQDPVKLRKDIPGQ is encoded by the coding sequence ATGGAATGGCTGACCAACCCTGAAATCTGGGTTGCCTTCTTTACCCTGACCGCCCTGGAAATCGTCCTCGGCATCGATAACATCATCATGATTTCGATCCTGGTCAGCCGCATGCCTAAACACATGCAGCAGCGCACCCGGATCTTCGGTCTTGGCCTGGCCATGGTCACGCGAATCCTGTTGCTGCTGTCGATCACTTGGGTCATGCGTCTCACTGCCGACTTGTTCGAAGTGTTCGGCCAGGGCATCTCCGGTCGTGACCTGATTCTGTTCTTCGGTGGTCTGTTCCTGCTGTGGAAGAGCTCGCAAGAGATGTACCACGCGCTGGAAGGCGAAGACGAAAGCGACGAAACCCCGGGTGGCAAGGGCGGCAACTTCCTCTACACCATCATTCAGATCGCGATCATCGACATCGTCTTCTCGCTGGACTCGGTAATCACCGCCGTGGGTATGGTTTCCCACGTTCCGGTCATGGTTGCGGCGATTGTTGTGGCAGTGCTGGTGATGATGCTGGCGTCGGGCAAGATCAGCGAATTCATCGACAAACACCCGTCGCTGAAAATGCTCGCGCTGTCGTTCCTGCTGGTGGTCGGTACCGTACTGATTGCCGAATCGTTCGACGTGCATGTACCGAAAGGCTACGTCTACTTCGCCATGGCATTCTCGCTGGCCGTTGAAGCGATCAACATCAAACTGCGCGGCGCGATGGCCAAGAAGAGACAGCAGCAGGATCCGGTGAAACTGCGCAAGGATATTCCGGGGCAGTAA
- a CDS encoding Na/Pi cotransporter family protein, translating into MLTLLNLLSAVALLIWGTHIVRTGILRVYGTNLRHVIGQNMSKRWLAFVAGIVVTAMVQSSNATAMLVTSFVGQGLMALTPALATMLGADVGTALMARVLTFDLSWLSPLLIFLGVIFFLSRKQTRLGQMGRVSIGLGLIILALQLIVEAAAPITHAQGVKVIFASLTGDILLDALVGALFAMISYSSLAAVLLTATLAGAAVISLPVAIGLVIGANIGSGILAFMSTSMQNAAGRQVALGSLLYKLIGLLLIIPVLDPLVHWIDSLDFSPQEMVIGFHLLYNTARCLILLPSVGPMARLCAWLLPERPEVNGTAKPRHLDATALVTPSLALANAARETLRVGDLLDNMLDATLDVLRGKQTAVTQEIRRLTDDIESLCSAIKLYLAQMPREDLGEHDSRRWAEIIELVINLKLASDLIERMLRKIQQQKTSQRRSFSEEGLEDLAVLHQQLIANLRLGLSVFLSGDRESARQLLREKRRFRAQERRLAHAHVSRLQRKIVQSIETSSLHLELIADMRRLNSLFCGSAYVVLETADTGALAADDMSDITHSP; encoded by the coding sequence ATGCTCACCCTGCTCAATCTTCTTTCTGCCGTCGCCCTGCTGATCTGGGGCACGCACATCGTCCGAACCGGCATCCTGCGGGTGTACGGCACCAATCTGCGCCATGTGATCGGCCAGAACATGTCCAAGCGCTGGCTCGCGTTCGTCGCCGGTATCGTCGTGACCGCGATGGTGCAGAGCAGCAACGCCACCGCCATGCTCGTCACCTCCTTCGTCGGCCAAGGCCTGATGGCGCTGACCCCGGCGCTGGCGACCATGCTCGGTGCCGACGTCGGTACGGCGCTAATGGCGCGGGTGCTGACGTTCGATTTGTCGTGGCTGTCGCCATTGCTGATTTTTCTCGGGGTGATTTTCTTTCTGTCGCGTAAACAGACGCGGCTCGGGCAGATGGGCCGGGTCAGCATCGGTTTGGGGCTGATCATTCTCGCGCTGCAATTGATCGTCGAAGCGGCTGCACCGATCACCCACGCCCAAGGCGTGAAAGTGATTTTTGCTTCTCTGACTGGCGACATCCTCCTCGACGCCCTGGTCGGCGCATTGTTCGCGATGATTTCTTATTCCAGCCTTGCCGCCGTGTTGCTCACCGCGACGCTGGCCGGGGCTGCGGTGATCAGTTTGCCGGTGGCGATCGGTCTGGTGATCGGTGCGAATATCGGCAGCGGCATTCTGGCGTTCATGAGCACCAGCATGCAGAACGCTGCGGGCCGGCAAGTGGCGCTGGGCAGTCTGTTGTACAAGCTGATCGGCCTCTTGTTGATCATCCCGGTGCTCGATCCGCTGGTGCACTGGATCGACAGCCTCGATTTCAGCCCGCAGGAAATGGTCATCGGCTTCCATCTGCTCTACAACACTGCGCGCTGCCTGATCCTGCTGCCGAGTGTCGGGCCGATGGCACGGCTATGTGCCTGGTTGCTGCCGGAACGGCCGGAGGTCAACGGCACGGCCAAACCCCGTCATCTCGACGCGACCGCGCTGGTCACGCCCAGCCTGGCCTTGGCCAATGCCGCGCGGGAAACCCTGCGCGTGGGCGATCTGCTCGACAACATGCTCGACGCCACTCTCGACGTGCTGCGTGGCAAGCAAACCGCCGTCACCCAGGAAATCCGTCGGCTGACCGATGACATCGAGTCGCTGTGCAGCGCGATCAAGCTGTATCTGGCACAGATGCCCCGCGAGGACCTCGGCGAGCACGATAGCCGGCGCTGGGCGGAGATCATCGAACTGGTGATCAACCTGAAACTGGCCAGTGATCTGATCGAACGCATGCTGCGCAAGATTCAGCAGCAGAAGACTTCGCAGCGTCGTTCGTTTTCCGAAGAGGGGCTGGAGGATTTGGCCGTCCTGCATCAGCAACTCATCGCCAACCTGCGGTTGGGCCTGTCGGTATTTCTCAGCGGCGACCGCGAAAGCGCTAGGCAGTTGTTGCGCGAGAAACGGCGCTTTCGTGCACAGGAACGGCGTTTGGCCCATGCGCATGTCAGCCGTTTGCAACGCAAGATCGTGCAGAGTATTGAAACCAGTTCGCTGCATCTGGAGTTGATTGCAGACATGAGACGGCTCAATTCGCTGTTTTGCGGCAGCGCGTATGTGGTGTTGGAAACGGCGGATACCGGGGCGCTGGCGGCGGATGATATGAGCGACATTACGCATTCGCCTTGA
- a CDS encoding pitrilysin family protein, with product MRCLLFACLLLGSLPSFALDRFQVEGYALPNGLQLLLKPGTERGHVAIRLVVGVGLDDFDCDDKELPHLLEHLLFSGIDATGEGGLEERMQALGGEWNAFTSNADTTFVIEAPAKNQRKVLDLLLDLLTQTRIDDNAINAAKRVVEREDGGHYTKLQRFLDRQDLGHTASNQLAVELGLKCPQRAEVEHLTQEQLDKVRKAWYAPNNMSLIVVGELDKLLPAYLERAWGALDAVEPSEHRPLPDIRSSAAHERTLTRGFIGDSAKLHWLVPEPVLDDQYDQTFDILKDYLDWALYRQIRLNHGLSYGPWAEREVFGGVGFMSLNADLDRDDVDEAIQVLETLKADLLKNGLDPDTFARIKQAAIAHQAWAVQGNSALADYYWSALGDYEDGRFANPARELHGVTLEAANKAMRELLLQPGYLRIEKPLISDDQVLWLSAGAVGVLLLILIGWRLRRRRKPAER from the coding sequence ATGCGTTGCCTGTTGTTCGCCTGTCTGTTGCTCGGTTCACTCCCCTCTTTTGCCCTGGATCGTTTTCAGGTCGAAGGCTATGCGTTGCCCAACGGTTTGCAGTTGCTCCTCAAGCCCGGCACCGAACGCGGGCATGTGGCGATCCGGCTGGTGGTGGGCGTCGGCCTCGACGACTTTGACTGTGACGACAAAGAGCTGCCGCATCTGCTTGAGCATCTGCTGTTCAGCGGCATCGACGCCACGGGAGAAGGCGGCCTCGAAGAACGCATGCAGGCGCTCGGTGGCGAGTGGAACGCCTTCACCAGCAACGCCGACACCACGTTCGTCATCGAAGCCCCGGCCAAGAACCAGCGCAAGGTGCTCGACCTGCTGCTCGATCTGCTGACCCAGACCCGCATCGACGACAACGCAATCAACGCCGCCAAACGTGTGGTCGAGCGTGAGGACGGCGGTCACTACACCAAGCTGCAACGCTTTCTCGACCGTCAGGATCTTGGCCATACCGCGAGCAACCAACTGGCGGTCGAACTGGGCCTGAAATGTCCGCAACGCGCGGAGGTCGAGCACCTGACCCAAGAGCAACTGGATAAGGTGCGCAAGGCCTGGTACGCGCCGAACAACATGAGCCTGATCGTCGTCGGCGAACTCGACAAATTGCTGCCGGCCTATCTGGAACGCGCTTGGGGCGCGCTTGACGCGGTCGAACCGAGCGAACATCGCCCACTGCCGGACATCCGCTCCAGCGCTGCCCACGAACGCACCCTCACCCGTGGTTTTATCGGCGACAGCGCCAAGCTGCACTGGCTGGTGCCGGAGCCGGTGCTGGACGATCAGTACGACCAGACCTTCGACATCCTCAAGGACTACCTCGACTGGGCGCTGTATCGACAGATACGCCTGAACCACGGTTTGTCTTATGGGCCGTGGGCCGAGCGCGAAGTGTTTGGTGGTGTCGGCTTCATGAGCCTGAATGCTGATCTGGATCGCGATGACGTTGACGAAGCCATCCAGGTGCTGGAAACCCTCAAGGCTGATCTGCTGAAAAACGGCCTCGATCCGGACACCTTTGCCCGCATCAAACAAGCCGCCATCGCCCATCAGGCCTGGGCGGTGCAAGGCAACAGCGCGCTGGCCGATTACTACTGGAGCGCGTTGGGTGACTATGAGGACGGCCGCTTCGCCAACCCTGCGCGGGAGCTGCATGGTGTGACGCTGGAAGCGGCGAACAAGGCCATGCGTGAGTTGTTGCTGCAACCGGGGTATCTGCGGATCGAGAAGCCATTGATCAGTGATGATCAGGTGTTGTGGCTGAGTGCGGGTGCGGTGGGTGTGTTGCTGCTGATCCTGATTGGCTGGCGCCTGCGTCGCCGCCGAAAACCCGCCGAACGCTGA
- a CDS encoding DUF5924 family protein encodes MPKIPQIIQRVLELMKRYPGVIALGGFISGVGSFILVDRQQGLASWITTIMLLSWIWLMLENSLTKLFTRIFKREIPQPLLRYATQMIHQESLFFVLPFFFITTTWNSGQLFFTGLLSIAALISVIDPLYYKWLAPRRWAFLALHTLTLFAALLTALPVIMHLTTSQSFKWALGIAVVLSFPSLASIFPIRTLRNALAILCITVGIGGVGWVLRSWVPPATLWMTDVAISTQLQDRTPGASLDEVSAEQIRNGGLYAYTAINAPRGLDERIYHVWQFNGKEVDRIALDIHGGRKEGYRAWTHKQNFPGNPAGKWQVRVLTEDGQLIGVLRFEVKDSTAVKEK; translated from the coding sequence ATGCCAAAAATACCCCAGATAATCCAGCGCGTTCTCGAACTGATGAAGCGCTATCCCGGGGTCATTGCGCTTGGTGGTTTCATCTCCGGGGTCGGCAGTTTCATCCTGGTCGACCGGCAACAGGGCCTGGCGAGCTGGATCACCACGATCATGCTGCTGAGCTGGATCTGGCTGATGCTGGAAAACAGCCTGACCAAGCTGTTCACGCGGATTTTCAAACGGGAAATTCCCCAGCCGCTGCTGCGTTACGCAACGCAGATGATCCATCAGGAAAGCCTGTTTTTTGTCCTGCCGTTCTTCTTCATCACCACGACGTGGAACAGCGGCCAATTATTCTTCACCGGGCTGTTGAGCATCGCCGCACTGATTTCGGTGATCGATCCGCTCTACTACAAATGGCTGGCGCCGCGACGCTGGGCGTTTCTCGCGCTGCACACCCTGACCCTGTTCGCCGCCCTGCTCACCGCGTTGCCGGTGATCATGCACCTGACCACTTCGCAGAGCTTCAAATGGGCGCTGGGCATCGCAGTCGTGTTGTCGTTCCCGAGCCTGGCCTCGATCTTCCCCATCCGCACGCTGCGCAACGCGTTGGCGATTCTCTGCATTACGGTGGGGATTGGCGGCGTCGGCTGGGTGCTGCGTTCTTGGGTGCCGCCGGCGACGCTGTGGATGACCGACGTGGCAATCAGCACGCAATTGCAGGATCGCACCCCCGGCGCCAGCCTCGACGAAGTCAGTGCCGAGCAGATCCGCAACGGCGGGCTCTACGCCTACACCGCGATCAACGCGCCGCGCGGCCTCGATGAGCGGATTTATCACGTCTGGCAGTTCAACGGCAAAGAGGTCGATCGCATCGCCCTCGATATCCATGGCGGGCGCAAGGAAGGCTACCGGGCGTGGACGCACAAGCAGAATTTCCCAGGCAATCCGGCGGGCAAGTGGCAGGTTCGGGTGCTGACCGAGGATGGCCAGTTGATCGGCGTACTGCGTTTTGAAGTGAAGGACAGCACAGCGGTCAAAGAAAAGTAG
- a CDS encoding ABC transporter permease → MTSRSMTGSAQLDTSITPARLRVTGDWTLAHYADLKQLSEKLHGQYDASTPIDLNGLGALDTAGASLLVELLGSERLGKSAEHPDCTISSADRALLQTVYQSLTDFCVPIKEPEVSVSVQLLTRIGRAVDTIWQDTLQLLGFVGLILETIARNLFRPKRWRITPMIAHIEQTGLDAAPIVALLTFLVGAVVAFLGATVLASFGATIFTVDLVGFSFLREFGVLLTAILMAGRTASAFTAQIGSMKANEEIDAIRTLGLDPMELLVVPRVLAMLVALPMLTFLAMLSGIVGGGVVCAVSLDISPAMFLSLLQSDIGIQHFLVGLVKAPIFAFLIAAIGCLEGFKVSGSAESVGAHTTSSVVQSIFVVIVLDAVAALFFMEMGW, encoded by the coding sequence ATGACCAGCCGTTCAATGACAGGCAGTGCCCAACTGGACACGTCGATCACCCCTGCCCGCCTGCGGGTTACCGGGGACTGGACGCTCGCCCATTACGCCGACCTCAAGCAACTGAGCGAAAAGCTCCACGGCCAATACGACGCCAGCACTCCGATTGATCTGAACGGCCTCGGTGCCCTCGATACCGCTGGCGCCTCGTTGCTGGTGGAACTGCTTGGTTCCGAACGCCTCGGCAAATCCGCCGAACATCCCGATTGCACGATTTCCTCTGCTGATCGCGCGCTGCTGCAAACCGTGTATCAGTCGCTGACCGATTTCTGCGTGCCGATCAAGGAACCGGAAGTCAGCGTCAGCGTGCAGTTGCTGACGCGCATCGGCCGCGCCGTCGACACGATCTGGCAAGACACCCTGCAACTGCTCGGCTTCGTCGGGTTGATTCTCGAAACCATCGCCCGCAACCTGTTCCGGCCCAAGCGCTGGCGGATCACGCCGATGATCGCGCACATCGAACAGACCGGCCTCGACGCCGCACCCATCGTGGCGTTGCTGACCTTTCTGGTCGGCGCGGTGGTGGCGTTTCTCGGCGCGACGGTGCTGGCCAGTTTCGGCGCGACGATTTTTACCGTCGATCTGGTGGGCTTCTCGTTCCTGCGTGAGTTCGGCGTGTTGCTGACGGCGATCCTGATGGCTGGCCGCACCGCCAGTGCGTTCACCGCGCAGATCGGTTCGATGAAGGCCAACGAAGAAATCGACGCGATCCGCACCCTGGGCCTCGACCCCATGGAGTTGCTGGTGGTGCCACGGGTGCTGGCGATGCTGGTGGCGTTGCCGATGCTGACATTTCTGGCGATGCTCTCGGGCATCGTCGGTGGCGGCGTGGTCTGCGCGGTGTCGCTGGATATTTCGCCGGCGATGTTCCTGTCGCTGCTGCAATCGGACATCGGCATTCAGCATTTCCTGGTCGGGCTGGTCAAAGCGCCGATCTTCGCTTTCCTGATCGCCGCGATCGGTTGCCTGGAAGGCTTCAAGGTCAGCGGCAGCGCCGAATCGGTCGGCGCCCACACCACCTCCAGCGTGGTGCAGTCGATTTTCGTGGTGATCGTGCTCGACGCGGTGGCCGCGCTGTTCTTCATGGAGATGGGCTGGTGA
- a CDS encoding ABC transporter ATP-binding protein, translated as MSRLPRAPAEAVIEVRGLCNRFGSQSVHENLDLDLYKGEILAVVGGSGSGKSVLLRSIVGLRRPSEGNVKVFGQNLPSLSEHERSLVERRFGVLFQKGALFSSLTVTENVALPLIEHAGLSRHDAEHLAAVKLALAGLPLSAADKYPSSLSGGMIKRAALARALALDPDILFLDEPTAGLDPIGAAQFDQLILTLRDALGLSVFLVTHDLDTLYTITDRVAVLAQKKVLVAGPIDVVSETDDAWIHEYFHGPRGRSALDAAKLLNEV; from the coding sequence GTGAGTCGTCTACCCCGCGCGCCCGCCGAAGCGGTGATCGAAGTTCGTGGCCTGTGCAATCGTTTTGGCAGCCAGAGCGTGCACGAAAACCTCGATCTGGATTTGTACAAAGGCGAAATCCTCGCCGTGGTCGGCGGTTCCGGCAGCGGCAAGTCGGTGCTGTTGCGCAGCATCGTCGGCCTGCGCCGGCCCAGCGAAGGCAACGTCAAAGTATTCGGCCAGAACCTGCCAAGCCTTTCCGAGCACGAGCGCTCACTGGTCGAGCGGCGCTTTGGCGTGCTGTTCCAGAAAGGCGCGTTGTTTTCCTCGCTGACAGTGACCGAGAACGTCGCCCTGCCGCTGATCGAACACGCCGGCCTGAGCCGCCACGATGCCGAGCATCTGGCCGCGGTCAAACTGGCGCTGGCCGGGTTGCCGCTGTCGGCGGCGGACAAATACCCGTCGTCTCTGTCTGGCGGCATGATTAAGCGCGCGGCCTTGGCGCGGGCCTTGGCGCTGGATCCAGACATCCTGTTTCTCGACGAACCCACCGCTGGTCTCGATCCGATCGGCGCGGCGCAGTTTGATCAATTGATCCTGACCCTGCGCGACGCGTTGGGCCTGAGCGTGTTTCTAGTGACCCACGACCTCGACACGCTCTACACCATCACCGACCGCGTGGCGGTGCTGGCGCAGAAGAAAGTGCTGGTCGCTGGTCCCATCGACGTCGTTTCGGAAACGGATGACGCGTGGATTCACGAATACTTCCACGGCCCGCGCGGCCGCTCGGCGCTGGACGCCGCCAAATTGCTTAACGAGGTCTGA